Genomic segment of Hylaeus volcanicus isolate JK05 chromosome 6, UHH_iyHylVolc1.0_haploid, whole genome shotgun sequence:
GAGTTTCTTAGAAAGGATCGCGGCATCCATTCATTCATGAATTCCCACCCACGTTTTTCGAACCGTTGGCTGCCCGGACCCGCTACTTCCTTACtgaatttatcgataatttatttgcGACAGCGAAAGCTCCCCGTAATCATTGAATTGCAAACGTATGGTGACGAAGGCGGAACGAAGAGCAACGAGTAGAAACTGTCGGCGTAATGATCAAACGGGAGGGTCCGATGAAATAAGAAAGGATCTCGTCGAAGTGAGATCGGATAATTCCGAAACCACGAGGACCGGTCGTCGGCAAACGAGATATCAGATGAAACTCGGAACGATGAGCATCGAGGACTCGACAAATTGGGGACGAGTCACTTTCAAATTTCATCTTCGCTTTGGTGAACAATTTTTTGCGACTGCGAGGAGATGGGGAGGAGTTGGGAGGGAGGGGGCAGGGGGGGGAATACAACGCAAACAATACGATCAGTGcgataaaaaggaaacgagaaactCCGATGCAACGGGGGAGTTGTTAGAGTTTTCGAACTAGCTCCGATAATTGTGCAGTTATGGAAAATGTTTGATCGGAAACTGCTCCGTTAATTAGCGATAACGAGAAACGCGAAAGCGAAATTTGAAAGGCTTAAAGGTAATGGGAATAGTCGAACGAGTGTCATTTAGAGCAAGGGCGACGCGCAAGCGCCATTAGTATTTTACTGGTAATCTGTAATAATAGCGATGAAATAACTCGGAAATCGAATATCAAGTGGAtcgtaattaacgaaattatcgTAGCTGccggaaaatttgaaaataaggaAGCGTACAGCGAGCGAAGGAAAGGATCGATAAACATTTAACGTAGCcggataataaaatgcaaataacgACTGCATCGCGGACGAAACAAAACTTAATACGTGAACGTATACACGCAATTAACAATATACGGAAACTGTTGATTCGCCAATCGGTTATGATTCGTTCGATAAAGGCATCGCTCGCCACAAATCGCGTCTGGATCGCTATATCTCGTATCATCGAAGGTCGTACGTATTCGTGAAAGTGGTGTCACGCAACCTTGTGACCGAAGCGTCGATTAATTAGGTAACTATTCAACCATGCTGGTGTTACTCGACGTTACCAAAACAGTCACGCGTTCCTTTCAATTCATCTCGCATACCGACAAGGACAAAGGAaataacaagaagaaaattccAAACATGATTGTCCCTACAGTGTAATTCATCTTAAGGATGGATTATCTATACCTTCTCAAGttctcgaaaagaaaaatttaaatttcgttattcTCTTTGCACTTGTTGGTATGACGGTGttctctttcaatttattttgcgCGATAACAAAAGCAAAAGGAAAAACGCGTGCTTTCGTTTCTTAAATAAGAAGATACCGCGATCCAATCGCGATACAGTATAATCAATCTTAAGGATGGATTATCTATACTTTctaaagtaaaagaaaattttaatttcgttattccCTTTGCGCTTGTTGGTATGACGGTGttctctttcaatttattttgcgCGATAACAAAAGCAAAAGGAAAAACGCGTGCTTTCGTTTCTTAAATAAGGAGATACCGCGATCCAATCTTCTGGCTCGACACGATGATGAAAACGAAAGTAACTACTGTAACGCGAAACTTCGGAGCGGAAGACGGATAGAATGAAACAAGAAGTTGTCACCTACGTACTAAATTTCGAACCACGGTAAACAATAACGAAAGGAACGACGATGAACTTGTAATTGGCTAGCCGtgagaaaagaaacgtaaacaaCCACGAAAAAATTCGTCGGCGTCAACGACCACTCTCCGAAATTCGCTTCACCATCGAAAAAGGATGGTgatggaaaaagaatttttcgtaACGACTCCGTGCAGCGTTACGAGGTCGGTCGACGGTGCCTCGAAACCGAATCACCGTATACAAACAACAACGTTCCCGCTAATGGAGATTTTCCCAAACGCTGCGACGCGAAACTAACTCTCTCGCGTTAAAGTTTCGGCGCTGTCTAAGGGATTGGTGGCACGATAAAGTTGGCATTGGAGggtacgataaaaaaaagagccTGCTCGCTGTCAACCAAAACAAACTTGGCGTACAAAGAGGTCAACGGACCCGAACGAATTAGGAGAACGGTCGGAAACGGGGTCGAAACGGATCAAACGGATCAGAGAACACGCGTCCTCTTTGTCCTGTTACCTGGGGATTGAAGATCGAGGTTGCCTTGCCGAAAGAGTTGCCATCTGTTCGTATACCCGGGAGTGTAGGAGCGTTCGCTGTCGGCAGATCCCTCGGATTCATCGAGATCTCGGGCCCCGGGTGGATCTTCCTGTTCCCCTGGCTGCCAGCCGAGGGTCCCATGATCGGGGCCTTCACCATCATCGGCCGCACCCCGTCGACGATCCCTGCGTCCCAGCGGTCCTCCCGATCCACGCGAGAAAAACACGCACCTTCACGCACCCGACACGCAGAGACGACCTAGCCGAGCACACTGGCCGCCGGTCTATCGATCTGTCTTTCTCTTGTTTCCCTCGAGGAACGCGAGAAACGGAGGAAACAAAACGGTCCTGCGGCCCTGACGGTAGGACCTTGCCGAGGACCTACGAAAAGGTGGCCACTCACCACCCAGCGTCCTCGTCGACTATCTCCACACTCCGTTCCCTCCCTCGAACGAACATCGTCTAGTTCCGTCGACCTACCCCCGACCCTCACCCCCACGACGATAGCGCCACGCGGATCAACCGTGAACCCTCCACAGGGGTTGCATCCCGACGAGAGAGGTCTCGCCTAACAGAACTTTGGCCAAACTCTGCGCGATCAACCGGGGTGGCTGCAAGGGGACAATTTCATTCCGCTAATGAACGATGCGTGAATGTTTTCATTAATCCCGTCCGCCACAGGTACAGAAGGAGGTGGAGAGGGGTTAGGGTGCGTAACGTTTCGTTTACCCGAGTGATATCGTTAGCTGCGGCCGGGGAATTTAATAAACCCTTTTCCGTTGCTTCGTTTGTTTTCTCGTTGGTTTCGTGGACGGATCGAGCGCGGTTTGGTAATGTCTTTCAGGTTGTTTACGTCCCAcgagtttttattattaccgttgCGATATGTTGCAAATCCTCTAATGACGATTGAAGTGAGGATTATCGTTCTCAGGTGTTCTAGATTTCGTTTGTTAtcattatttctataaaagttggcgtttgattcttttttaacgatggaatatacttttttttttttaaagtttattaagtTTATTGGAGTTTCGACCCCGTGGCGACCAGAGTCTGGTCGAAGGTCGTGGGGTGGAAAATGGGGCGGAGGTGCTCGAAGGCTGATCGCTGCAACGAGGGTGAATGCCGTCCGTCGGAGAGACTTTTGGATTAGGGTAGGGATGAATTGATGGTGGTGATGGTGAATGCGTGGAGGAAATTGAGACGAGCGATCGCAGTAGCAGTTACCGCCAAGGGAATCACGAGGGGTTGGAAGATGGAGGGAGTTCACGACTCTCTGTTTGCGTTCTTTCTTTCGTCCTTACGCGCCGCGGAGCGTTTGCGCTGCCAATATTTCAGCAGTCTTTAGGTGGTAGGCATCGCTCGTGGGAATTCGCTTCGCGGTCTGAaagtatttacatttcatcaGCGACGAATCTGAAAGGGGGTGGAACAGGAGGAGACCTTGATGAACTCGGCTGTGCTTTGAAATATGATTTCTGGTATTTTCTTTAgttaaatttctgtttgtttTCACATAATTTTGCCTGGTTCCTGAAATTTGGCTGCAGGAGCCATTGTTACGAGACTCCAAAAATACTTACCGACAACTTTCCCATAATTTGGAGACATTATCCTATCGGACAAGCATTATTCTAACGTTGCTTTCGAACCAGAATAGTTTGAAAACACTTGAACGAATTCTGTTATAAAAACACTGGTGATTCCATGGAGAGAATGAAATTGATCTTCAAACGTCCACCACGCCTTCGATGATGAAAAAAGTATTGACGCGGTATCGTGTTCCTCTTGAAGCAACTCCTCCCTATTAGTGAAACTAAGAAAGATATCGATATAGCGGATTTCCTTTGGGTCattctgtatataatatacattatcAATCACGTTACGTCCACGTTCttcggaaatattaatttctttcttacgCACTTGCTTTCTTACTACCCATAATCTTAAAAGCAACAGCCTATTATAGATATTACTCTTGTAGGAGtgtgatatataatatgagGATAAGTGCGTGTGAGTGTATCCGTGAATGCAATGGTTGCGTGGGAACGCGATGtgattcgttatttataataattcggaGTTCAGTTCGGTCGAGAAAGTTTTTAAAAGTCagacaataaaatatacgttgtCAAACTGCAAATCGTTTGAAAGTCATTTGATTCCTACACTCTGGACATGTAACAGAGCAACTGTTTTCGAGGCAGCCTAATGCACAACAGTTTGCTGAAAAATAGCCTCGATTTTCAGCGATAACAAAAGGAAAGAACCGTCGCAAGAACTGTACGGGCTACGTCGTAATTGATCCAATATTCGCGAAAGAAAGACGTTTGCGCTTGCAGCAATCAATGAACGTCACCGCGTTTAACAAAAGATACGGAAAGCGTTACACGCCGCCTACAAACGAACCAGCTGTCCGACAATCGAAAAAAGGGGGTATTGGTCGCGGGATATCAGGCTAGGGTTGAAAAGACCATGTTCTACGTCATCAACCAGCGGTGGATGTTGAAGCATCGACGCCTACGCGAGAACCAGACGTCCACGCCTACTCGAGGAAAAACGGCGCATGATATAGCTGACACCCGATACAGACGCCAGCTCAAAACGGTCTAATTTTCTCGCTGAGAGATACAATCGATAGATTCGGACCTTCCTTTGGTGATTTCGTTGAAAAGTTTGCTAAGgatctaataatatttattacttctttTCGAAATCCGAAGAGTTCGATGGATCTCTTCAAAGACTATGAATGTTGGTCAGGTCTGACGATGGTCATTTCTCTTGATAGCTTCCGCAATAGAGAATTTTCTGCACATAGGTCGGAAACTCCGTGGCTTGGACGCGTTTTCGACGTATCGACTTAGGGAGTTAGGATTATCGGCACCTGTTCAAATTCACGAGCTTCCCTGTTGCGACCCAGTGGGCTGATAGATGCTTCAGCGGCGTCTTTTCAATTGATATACGATGGAGGAATTTTTTCTGagaataaattctttcgatCGGAgcctaaataaaatattttcatcgcaaCAACGCGAAATTTACGATTTCCGTTCTCAGAAATAACGAGATTCGACAAGTTcaagaaacattaaattgtTATCTGATTTTGTACAGCGCTGAATCATTGCTTTTTAAAGAACTCGGGAATGCTTTTTATCCGTAGCGTTTTATTTGAGAAATGTTTCTCTGCTTATCAGCTTGCTaggtcgaaaaaaaaaaaaagaagtatggCTCTAGGTCGTCCCGATACTCCTCCTAGTACctactaaaatattcttttatcgggtaattttattttattttcttttccaagaaTTGCTTCTCGTTCCGGGTGGAAAAATTGGAGCCTCCCTTGGTGCACGTTTCGCTTCTGTAATGGATCGTTATCGATGCGAACGTGGCGCGTCAGGCGTACGAGGATCTCATTGAGGCTCGACTAATTTTAACGCAGACGAATCGGTGAACGACTTTTGATGGTAAAGCAAATATTTCGCAATTCGTTTCCCGAATGGAGCGATTTCGCTGATCTTTCACCCAATCCGTGGGAGCTTGAACGTTTGCGGCGCGCCGCGCAAATAAACATTGCTAAATTTATAGAACTGGAATGGAACTGGTCGCTTCTTAATCCCCACCGAGACAGCGATAGTCTTCGAGCAACCACGAAGACACATCGATACCGTCTTCGACGTGAAATGTCTGTGAATTCGAATCGCGAAGTGAACATCATCGTAGATCTTTCAAACAAGAAGagttttatgaatgaaaagttGCGGAATGGTGTGAAATTGACGAAGACATGAAGCCTTCGTTGACACGTTCGACGCACTGTTGGTAAGTCAAGTTCTTTTAGAAAagagtttctttatttaccgggataAATTCCAATCTTTGTTGGCACTAGATGGTTCTCTTGTCACACTTTgctttcgaatgaaaatgtttcgtttcaaACGCAGAATTCCAATATCGTTTGCTACATTTTATTGCTTTTACCAGAAATGGAATCAAATGCGATATGTATACGACAAATATTGACAGGAGCATGAAAACCACGGCTGTTGTACCAAACTTTGCAGCTTTGTAGTTTCCCACTTTTTTCATGTTTCTGTTATCGATGATAGGAAACATCGCCGcgtgtatgaaaaaaaaaaatataatatgataaataaagtaattcagGAATTAAGCGGTTAAATTGGAGTTGATTCGCAAAGAAATCAGTATAAAAAATTCGTTGAATATATGCTGAGACGATGGTGCATAGAGTCACCTTGGGTATCGAGTAAACGAATCTGGATATAGACGCCTATTTTTGTCATTTATAGAGACTCGTTACGAGAATGGTTTACATCGATGATTGTGGAAACTTACCGTTGTTAAGAAATGGAACAGGGCGAGTCTTTGAGGCGGTGTATTGTTAGATCGATTGTTCGATTGTTTCTGATCAAATTAATGGAATGTATTTGAGAAAATTCCAAATAGTAAACATTCCTGACCTATTAAAAccattatttgtattatagaTTCGTGATTGCAAaatatctataataaattcaacgtGCTTTTTAACATGGCTATGAACTTCAGTCGTCGTTGTTTACttctcgtttatttcttttataatttacattttttttttaaacacctAACAGGGTTAACAaggataaaaaattactatttacgTATAACAACTACAGTTCTAcggtacaaatatataaagtaatttaaggGAAATACCCTTTAAACATTTGTGTATTCACAACATGTTCATGTGTTGTTTATTCGACTAAATAGCTACCTATTACACAGTTGATCGTATCCATAGTTacttaatgtttctttaactgATTCAAATTCCGCGCGGTTAATTAGGCGCCATCTATCGGTGAACAgtccgaactaattttcgaaGTATCGTCAGCGCGTTTAGATGGTAATTACCGACATGATGGTAATGTACCGATAGTTGTCGGTAATTTACCATtgagtggcgccatctagacGTGAAAATAGGAACTattgaggacaaacttgagtcttttcccgatagaggcgctgatcaTACTCCGAAAATAGTTCGATAtattcaccgctagatggcgcctaATTAACCGCGCGAAATATGAATTACttatagaaatattcagaGTAATTTGGAACATACATACGATCAAccgtataataattttatttgcgtGTATTTTAAAGCTTTCCATGCATATTCGAAccaatagaaaatgtttccaagtgaCGATTTAGTGAACCTACtatgtataaatgtaaaatattccgaGCAATCATATAAAGagtaattgtattttacgATTGTAACAGCGTGTGCAATTGTGGACAAACAAAAACACTAAACTATATTCGAAATCCGTTCATAACTCTCCAtcaattgtatatacatagttCAAACGAATTTGTTTCGTAACATATTTCTGCGAATAcggtttaaattttcattttacattttcgaaattctcCAAGTTCGCGGTAACAAATAGAGAGACATTCTGTCACGTTTTCTCTGCATTTCTCTTTGAGATGCGACCCAGTTATGTTTTTAAAAGATGACTATTTCTTTGCTCCGAAATCGTTCACTCTTATTCCACGATTCTTCCAGTTCTGGCGCGTGACATAAAAAAGAAGCATTTCCTTCTACCATGTGATTCAGAGGAATTCGGGAGGATGAGGAAACTGGATGACAGCAGATGGAACGACAGAGTGATCCTAAACGTTGGTGGCGTACGCCATGAAACGTACAAGTCGACCCTCAAAAAAATACCAGCCACCAGGCTGTCGCGTTTGACGGAAGCATTGGTCAATTACGACCCAGTTTTAAACGAATACTTCTACGACCGGCATCCAGGTGTTTTCGCCCAAGTGTTGAATTACTATCGCACGGGGAAGCTTCATTACCCAACCGACGTTTGCGGACCACTTTTCGAGGAGGAGCTCGACTTTTGGGGATTGGACTCCAACCAGGTTCGTTTCAAGCTCACCGATTGCATTTCTGTTAACTTAACAGTCATTTCTCTTTGTACGTCCCATGGAAAATTCTGAATCGATGTCCAAAGATCGTTTTATCAATTGGAATTTACATCAAACATCATTTCTCCATGTATTATAGACgtcaataaatgaatttatagcAATGTCAACACTGTCGCGTAACGAACGTTGTTTGCCTGTCAATTTTCTGGCTGAGAGTACGATTGTGCTTTGATCCCGTGGAAAATGTCTCGCGTGGAAAGCACAAACCGTGCAACCGCTGGTGAGTCAACTGGTCGGAAATGTTTGTTCGACGACAGGTTGAATTACACAAAGTCATATTATTAGCTTTGATTTCGCATTCGGATGGGCTTTATGCGTCACGACCTTTCGCGGAACGAACCTCTCCTCAAATTTTTCATCTACATTTAAGATTAACTAGTTGCAGGACcgtgttataatttattaatttaaacactATCAATTTTCCAGTGCATTCGCTAGTACTAATTGTAGCATCGTTATGGTTCGCGATCGCTAATAACTAACGAACTGGTTGCGTCAGCAGACACCCATCTCGGCGAATCGCGCTTTGATGAACTCGCTTTTTAGAAAGGTATCCACGTTGATGTAAATAACGAGATCCCTGGAGAAAATCCATATGACGAAACCGCCTGGGTGATGCACTCATAGATTCATCCGATGCGAATGTAATTCATTATACAAGACCTTCCGGCATTGTAGAGGAGAAAGCTCCGTTTATTAGTTGACTGTGACGCATGTATTTTCGTTAGGAGGATAACGTCGGCTGACAAAGAATTGTTCGCGTTAATATTTCCTGCACCTCCGCGAGATGTGATAATCGAATCGTCAAACTAATACCGAAAATGTCTTTCGAACgtatgacattaatttctatcaattaatcgatagacaTTTACcccttctttatttttaatgaacgaATCGTTGAAAAGGAATGGGGTACGAAATTAACGAGATTGTAAGTCGAACAGATTAAAATTGAGGATGGTAGGTAATTCAATGAATGGCTGTGTGTAAGAGCAGTGTTCGTTCACAAGGTGTAGATTAGTAGTTACTTACGAGACTAAATGTCTTATTAACCTTTGAATATGAAATCTAATATAGTTCTCCAGTTACGGAGTAAAGTATATTGGATAGGAATCAGATAGTAGCAAAACATGTATAAAAGAATTCTGCGCGTCTGACCGGATACGGTATAATTCTACTAGCCGGACAGTGGAGTAGGTATGGACCGTGCCTAGTCGGACATGTAAAACGGTACAATTGCTCGGCAGACGGTATCTTGTACCAATAAAAACTAACTCGGTTATTAAGGTACACGATCGATAAAACAAACGTGTACTatccagaaaatattcgtgTACATTGGTCTCATTGCTTATCTTGTACAATGAGCAAGGGATGTGACCTCGATGAACGTTAACATTGCAGGTAGAACCGTGTTGTTGGAGCACGTACAGCATTCACAGAGACACTCAGGCGACGTTGGCAATCCTCGACAAGTTAGACGTGGAAGGTGAGAAGCTCAGCGATGAGGAAATCGCGCGAATTTATGGGTTCGAGGAGGCCTACAACAGAGGGACGTTGTCAAAATGGCAGAGGCTGAGACCAAGAATCTGGACTCTCTTCGACGAACCGTATTCCTCCGTCATGGCGAAGTGCATAGCCTGCGTTTCTATACTCTTCATCTGCCTCTCGGTTCTCTGCTTTTGCCTGAAGAGTTACACGGCCTCGAAACGGTCGAGGAACAATCAACGGTACGGTGAATTGTTGCGATCAGAATCGGTTTGGAGCGAAGATGACGTCGACTCTTACCCCGTGCTATTTTACCTCGAACATACGTGCAACGCGTGGTTCACTTTGGAGATTACTCTTCGCTGTTTGGTACGTATCAAACTCTCGCTTTTACGCTTCGATAGACTGCGAACACTTGGGCTGTCGAATGACTAACACTAAATGGTGATTGATCACGATGATACTTCGATGCTTGAAGAGTCGTTTCAACTTTCACCTGGCATCTAGTTAAGAATGAAAACTAAATAAACGGGTAAACGCTATATTTagttaaaagaaagaagaagaatttgtTGAGAAAGCTTCCATGCATCTGCGATAGTTTCCAAGATAGCATTAAGGCTTGAAACTTGTTTCACTTCTTAAGATCGAGTTATCGCAGCTAAAAGAGATACGTGTCCCTCGTTTTAGATCGCTCGATCACTGTCGTAATTACTCTCATTTCTATCAGTGCTTTCTTTCAAAGTAATGAAATCTATTTCTTCCCCGTCGATCATTTCGTCCGGCTGATCACGACACACCGTTGGCTCCTCGAGGACCAACACGATCTCCGACGAAAGGCTATCTTTCATACCGCGCGAAGGGGAACATAAGCTGTTCGTGATACTGTCGGGCGGAACAAGGATCACGCGTAACAGACCCTCGTCTGTAACTATTCTTCGGCTTGTACCCAGGAAAATTTCGGTGAAAACTTTTCGAGCCATTGTTTCTGGTTACGCGAACTTTCTCGGACAATTAGTAAATAGGTAGGGGAGCTTGCAATCCGACAGCAGGCTCCCGAATGAGCACTTTATGAAACAAGACCACGAATCATCCTTAAGATATGGTTTGGTTATCTCGCGAACTATCTACGAGGTCCTTCAACTATACGAGCTGTGGTTAAATTTCTCAGGCTACGAGgcaattttctgtttaaaaaatacggAGGAAACTCGTGGAAAGACAAAGCTACCTAACACGAATATTACTATCGCCTATAATAAATGATCAAACGCAAAGAGTATCTTGgaagaataattgaaattctacGGAACGACGTATCGGTTACAGTTGACAGTaggtacagtgggtgtagaatgtattcgtacaccgatcaatttcccaaaaaacttttgtgtgaaattgtagtttcttaacttctttttgtaatctatcttattctaaagatttccaagaatatgtaaaatgtcattgtttataaaaaataagttaataaattacaattttacatagttttttttggaaattgatcggtgtacgaatactttctacacccagtGTATAACTTAGACTGTAACGAGATCTCGAATCTCTTTTAATTCATATGACATGTAGGATTCAAATATAGATAGGGTCGTACGCGTCCAGTAACGGCGAAGGGAGCTTGCAAACCCTCCAACTTCCGACCCCAACACTCAGGAAAAAAGACAGACGGTCAGGGCTTAACTTCGATTAGCTAAGCTCGAGGCTGTCAGATCTCCGATTCCAGTTATCCTCGAACACTGTTCACACATACCTGCAGGCCAATCTGGCTGGTCTGCTGGTGAGTTTCAGTTTGATGGGTGCTCCATTCGGTCGAAAGCGCGCCTCTTTCGGAAGTTAACCCTCCGGGCCAGGTCAGAAGTTCGTTACTGATTCATAGAAGTCAATTACGATTTATCAGGAAACGTACGTGTTTATTGTTCAGAACTAAAGAATAATGCAATCGGGTGTTGCACAGATCTCTTGCATTGATTTTTCGTTTATCGAAAATCGTGTCCAAGCGTGGAGAATTGATAcgacgcgaataaaaaatggcttggtttaaagaattaaattgaaattcgttagGTGAGCCCCAGTTTGAAGCGATTCGCCGCGTCGCCAGTAAATGTGATTGACTTGACCGCGACGCTGAGCTTCTACACCGAGTTCTTAACCAAGTCTAGCCTGTACCTGGAGGTCCTGTCGATAGCCCGAGTCCTGCGGCTCTTCAAGCTGACGAGGCACTCTCCGGGGCTTAGAATCCTCATTCA
This window contains:
- the LOC128877931 gene encoding potassium voltage-gated channel protein Shaw-like isoform X1, translated to MRKLDDSRWNDRVILNVGGVRHETYKSTLKKIPATRLSRLTEALVNYDPVLNEYFYDRHPGVFAQVLNYYRTGKLHYPTDVCGPLFEEELDFWGLDSNQVEPCCWSTYSIHRDTQATLAILDKLDVEGEKLSDEEIARIYGFEEAYNRGTLSKWQRLRPRIWTLFDEPYSSVMAKCIACVSILFICLSVLCFCLKSYTASKRSRNNQRYGELLRSESVWSEDDVDSYPVLFYLEHTCNAWFTLEITLRCLVSPSLKRFAASPVNVIDLTATLSFYTEFLTKSSLYLEVLSIARVLRLFKLTRHSPGLRILIHTFKASAKELALLVFFLVLGIVVFASLIFYAERLQDNPENDFDSIPHGLWWALVTMTTVGYGDMTPKTFPGKFIGGLCALTGVLAIALPIPVIVSNFSMFYSHTQARSKLPKQRRRVLPAEVPKRSRSSIYQIQSDVQHDLDPGEPSSQLAPRPATIGFENVLHSQPNIVINLPRDSAVTGTINSDRTGSPRLAADNPVKNGKAVDGIVDNAMEVDAKRNENSFMGTCKDFPPAYVAVPGNPESTQI
- the LOC128877931 gene encoding potassium voltage-gated channel protein Shaw-like isoform X2 produces the protein MRKLDDSRWNDRVILNVGGVRHETYKSTLKKIPATRLSRLTEALVNYDPVLNEYFYDRHPGVFAQVLNYYRTGKLHYPTDVCGPLFEEELDFWGLDSNQVEPCCWSTYSIHRDTQATLAILDKLDVEGEKLSDEEIARIYGFEEAYNRGTLSKWQRLRPRIWTLFDEPYSSVMAKCIACVSILFICLSVLCFCLKSYTASKRSRNNQRYGELLRSESVWSEDDVDSYPVLFYLEHTCNAWFTLEITLRCLVSPSLKRFAASPVNVIDLTATLSFYTEFLTKSSLYLEVLSIARVLRLFKLTRHSPGLRILIHTFKASAKELALLVFFLVLGIVVFASLIFYAERLQDNPENDFDSIPHGLWWALVTMTTVGYGDMTPKTFPGKFIGGLCALTGVLAIALPIPVIVSNFSMFYSHTQARSKLPKQRRRVLPAEVPKRSRSSIYQIQSDVQHDLDPGEPSSQLAPRPATIGFENVLHSQNGLSSPRRRQSREKW